From the Kribbella sp. CA-293567 genome, the window CAGATCGACGTGGTGCTCTCCGGCTACCAGGGCGGTGAGGGTATCGCCGATGTCATCCTCGAGACGGTCGAGCGGGTGAAGGCGGCGAACCCTGCCGCGGTGTACTCCTGCGACCCGGTGATGGGGAACGCGAAGTCCGGGTGCTTCGTCGCGCCGGCCATCCCCGTGCTGCTGCGCGACCGGGTCGTTCCGGCCGCCGACATCATCACGCCCAACCAGTTCGAGCTGGGCTTCCTGACCGACACCGAGCCCGGCACCCTTGAATCCACGCTGGCCTCGGTGGAGCTGGTGCGTGCGACCGGACCGCGGACGGTGCTGGTCACCAGCGTCGAGCGCCCGGACCGCGAGGACGGCACGATCGAGATGCTGGCCGTCGACGACAGCGGCGCGTGGCTGGTGCGGACGCCGTACATCCCGATGAAGGCGAACGGCTCGGGTGACGTGACCGCCGCGCTGTTCACGGCCCACTACCGGCGTACGGGCGACCTCGCGGACGCGCTGGCCCGCACGACCTCCAGCGTCTTCGACCTGCTCACCCGCACCCACGAGTCGGGCGAGCGTGAGCT encodes:
- the pdxY gene encoding pyridoxal kinase PdxY codes for the protein MKILSIQSAVAYGHVGNSAAVFPLQRIGVEVLPVYTVNFSNHTGYGAWRGPLISPDDVREVLLGIEDRGVLPQIDVVLSGYQGGEGIADVILETVERVKAANPAAVYSCDPVMGNAKSGCFVAPAIPVLLRDRVVPAADIITPNQFELGFLTDTEPGTLESTLASVELVRATGPRTVLVTSVERPDREDGTIEMLAVDDSGAWLVRTPYIPMKANGSGDVTAALFTAHYRRTGDLADALARTTSSVFDLLTRTHESGERELQLVESQDAYANPRMQFTPERVS